A genomic region of Aspergillus oryzae RIB40 DNA, chromosome 1 contains the following coding sequences:
- a CDS encoding uncharacterized protein (predicted protein): MQSVSDIPKMIDLNVRRIKPAVERHWFQRQGTAVSLSVDRLAPSFNLSTIYLLAGFAPLWPSQVVSIVLCPSPSMRRTITLRDQRSGWRRIETNNRQFKA, from the exons ATGCAAAGTGTAAGTGATATTCCCAAGATGATTGATCTCAATGTTCGACGAATTAAGCCCGCCGTGGAGCGTCATTGGTTCCAAAGACAAGGAACGGCCGTCTCTCTTTCCGTGGATCGTCTGGCTCCATCATTTAATTTGAGCACGATCTATTTGCtggctggttttg ctCCTCTTTGGCCCAGTCAGGTAGTATCCATCGTACTATGTCCTTCTCCCAGCATGAGAAGAACCATCACGCTCCGTGACCAAAGG AGCGGATGGAGGAGAATCGAAACGAACAACAGACAATTCAAAGCATAA
- a CDS encoding PHD finger domain protein (predicted protein) — MKLTDLFSFSFSHGEPQTPTRTPPTTVFDDSAFQTPKLESSFFDPRVTWDTSDPYASSPEFLRTPQKFGLSTPLNNPLRLPNTGAESDNGRNLKESEQETDTAKRIRAIKPNGNFEEEGPRTVESTKSAASMQTPPPSSASRRKVTGLENVSGTGRRPSASSAIGGHLETPSRLMGASPRLFGDLQTSPDPFQLAGIDASASPFFPQQRLFWDHDLEPQGGDLGLSGSSTDFFDSHTTDSFHMNPAFSQAPHIPQLPSIEGTLDLPEFNTNTYAFTSAAPTDAALFPAPFSTSPRMPIHKAEDPAMFLSSPARRFGGPQPTPDKRLFSRSGRQPYHHQTEESKREQLRRTQSVHQKLPTYVDDDDDDFTPRQARPTLTRSLTQSAISAQRPGFGGMMSSSCGIRKSPSKRSSPTKPQRQPLQRSNSVAAGLPRRSQSVVLRIGRDGRAKAEMQPVTEAPTGLSDPLTGMDLDGSTTESEYDSTEVSEYPTVSSRNPSITFSDSGSRPHSKGSYTSTAASSQSGRASPWNGSSRGLARRPTYRQGLDDWKRTPKRQSMIIPSDMAYRSASSIPAPLADSEEESGDAQHALRKVLQERGRIPRSHTVNFGSRVNRSSRSLAHLRSSPPRFGAELDLNLQAPNTSPTTMTDPDLATPSTDRYSNPSNGTRCICNSMDNGGHLMIQWYLPPSRSLATKPMY; from the coding sequence ATGAAGCTGACCGATCtgttcagcttcagcttTTCCCACGGCGAACCTCAGACACCTACGAGGACTCCTCCGACCACAGTCTTCGACGATTCAGCCTTCCAAACCCCCAAGCTCGAatcgagcttcttcgacccCAGAGTCACCTGGGACACCTCGGATCCATATGCTTCGAGCCCAGAGTTCCTCCGAACCCCCCAGAAGTTCGGACTGAGTACCCCTTTGAATAACCCCCTCCGACTGCCAAACACGGGCGCAGAGTCAGACAATGGGCGGAATCTGAAGGAATCGGAACAGGAGACGGATACAGCCAAGCGCATCCGGGCGATCAAACCCAATGGAAattttgaagaagaaggtccCCGGACGGTGGAATCAACTAAATCGGCTGCCTCCATGCAGACCCCGCCGCCCAGCAGTGCTTCCAGGAGAAAGGTGACCGGGCTGGAGAATGTCAGCGGAACAGGGCGACGGCCGTCAGCCTCGAGTGCCATCGGTGGGCACCTCGAGACTCCAAGTCGTTTGATGGGAGCCTCCCCCAGGCTGTTTGGCGATCTTCAAACGTCTCCGGACCCCTTCCAGCTGGCCGGCATTGATGCATCCGCgtcgcctttctttcctcagcaGAGATTGTTCTGGGATCATGACCTCGAGCCACAAGGCGGGGACTTGGGCTTGTCCGGAAGTAGTACTGACTTCTTTGACTCCCATACGACTGATTCATTTCACATGAACCCGGCCTTTTCTCAGGCCCCTCACATCCCGCAGTTGCCGTCGATTGAGGGAACCCTAGATCTGCCGGaattcaacaccaacacGTATGCTTTCACCTCTGCGGCACCCACCGACGCTGCCCTGTTTCCCGCTCCTTTCTCGACCTCCCCCCGTATGCCCATTCACAAGGCTGAAGACCCAGCCATGTTTCTGAGTTCTCCGGCCCGTCGCTTCGGAGGACCCCAGCCTACTCCGGACAAGAGACTTTTCTCGAGATCGGGACGTCAGCCCTACCATCACCAGACTGAAGAATCCAAAAGGGAGCAGCTTCGACGCACGCAGAGTGTGCACCAGAAGCTGCCCACGTAcgtcgatgacgatgacgatgatttCACCCCTCGGCAGGCACGACCGACGCTGACTCGGAGTCTCACCCAGAGTGCTATATCCGCACAGCGTCCCGGGTTCGGTGGAATGATGTCGTCTTCGTGCGGTATCCGGAAGAGCCCTTCTAAGAGATCATCTCCTACTAAACCCCAGCGGCAGCCATTACAGCGCTCCAACTCAGTCGCTGCTGGTCTTCCCAGGCGCTCCCAGTCCGTTGTCCTTCGGATAGGCAGGGACGGTAGAGCTAAGGCAGAGATGCAACCCGTCACCGAAGCCCCTACTGGGCTGTCAGACCCTCTCACCGGGATGGACTTGGATGGTTCGACGACCGAAAGCGAGTATGACTCGACAGAGGTTTCGGAGTATCCCACCGTTTCCAGCCGTAATCCCTCGATAACCTTCTCTGACTCGGGCTCCCGACCACACTCCAAGGGCTCCTACACCTCTACTGCGGCTTCATCCCAATCCGGCCGGGCATCGCCTTGGAACGGATCCTCTCGGGGTCTAGCCAGAAGGCCAACTTATAGACAGGGGCTGGACGACTGGAAGCGCACGCCAAAACGGCAATCCATGATCATCCCGTCCGACATGGCCTACCGCAGCGCCAGTTCTATACCGGCACCCCTGGCTGATTCCGAAGAAGAATCCGGTGATGCCCAGCATGCACTCCGAAAGGTACTCCAGGAGAGGGGCCGCATTCCTCGATCCCACACTGTCAACTTCGGCTCACGGGTCAACCGATCGTCACGCTCCTTGGCGCATCTCCGCTCCTCACCACCCCGATTTGGAGCCGAATTGGATCTCAATCTTCAGGCCCCAAACACGTCCCCCACGACCATGACGGATCCTGATCTGGCAACCCCAAGCACCGACCGATACAGCAATCCGAGCAATGGAACCAGATGTATCTGTAATTCCATGGACAATGGTGGccacttgatgattcaatgGTATCTACCCCCTTCACGAAGCCTTGCAACCAAACCAATGTACTGA
- a CDS encoding sideroflexin family transporter (sideroflexin): MSSSIPGNRDLPPSQYDLSTYWGRVRHSADIADPRMLFVSSSGLESAKQLISSYKQSHIPAMTPELWRAKKVVDSTLHPDTGEPVFLPFRMSCYVMTNLVVTAGMLTPGLQTTGTLLWQIANQSLNVAVNSANANKSTPLSYSQMAKSYLMAVSASCSVALGLNALVPRLKGLSPSTKLMLGRLVPFAAVSSASALNVFLMRGEEIRQGIDVYPVLSEAEKKKREETGEPIQSLGKSKKAATIAVGETAVSRVLNATPIMVVPPLVLLRLEKTAWLQARPRMVLPLNLGLIFATSLFALPLALGAFPQRQAISAQSLEEEFWQKGGKDGMVEFNRGM, translated from the exons ATGTCCAGCTCCATTCCTGGCAATCGGGACCTTCCTCCCTCTCAGTATGACCTGAGTACATACTGGGGCCGTGTGCGACACTCGGCTGACATCGCCGATCCGAG GATGTTGTTCGTCTCCTCGTCGGGGCTGGAGAGTGCGAAGCAGCTTATTTCCTCGTATAAGCAGAGCCACATTCCCGCAATGACACCCGAGTTGTGGCGTGCGAAGAAGGTGGTCGATTCCACTCTGCACCCAG ACACCGGCGAAcctgttttccttcctttccgcATGTCCTGCTACGTTATGACCAACCTCGTCGTGACGGCTGGCATGCTTACGCCCGGGCTGCAG ACCACTGGTACACTTCTTTGGCAGATTGCAAACCAGTCGCTTAACGTCGCCGTCAACAGCGCAAATGCGAACAAGTCCACCCCTTTGTCCTACTCTCAGATGGCCAAGTCATACCTGATGGCAGTGTCGGCATCGTGCTCGGTGGCACTGGGTCTGAATGCTCTCGTGCCCCGTCTGAAGGGTTTGTCGCCCAGCACTAAGCTCATGCTCGGACGACTGGTGCCTTTCGCCGCTGTGTCCAGTGCCAGTGCCCTGAACGTGTTCCTTATGCGTGGTGAGGAGATTCGCCAGGGTATCGACGTCTACCCTGTTTTGTcggaggctgagaagaagaagcgggagGAGACTGGCGAGCCGATCCAGAGCTTGGGTAAGAGCAAGAAGGCGGCCACCATTGCTGTGGGTGAGACTGCGGTCAGCCGTGTGCTGAACGCGACCCCAATCATGGTCGTGCCGCCGTTGGTTCTGCTCCggctggagaagacggcTTGGCTCCAGGCTCGGCCCCGTATGGTGCTTCCACTGAACCTGGGATTGATCTTTGCTACGTCCCTGTTTGCCCTGCCATTGGCGCTGGGAGCCTTCCCGCAGCGCCAGGCCATCAGTGCGCAATCTTTGGAGGAGGAGTTCTGGCAGAAGGGTGGCAAGGACGGGATGGTCGAGTTCAACCGGGGGATGTAA